The region ACATCGACCGCGGCGACCTGGCCGCGGCCCGCCGCGACTGGCTGACCGCGCATCTGGTCTACGAGCGGATGGGCGCGGCTTACGACACCTTCGGCGACGCGGACGCCACGATCAACGGCACCGCGGCCCGTACCCCCGGCGCGGTCGGGGATCCCGGCTTCGCGGGATTCCACCGGATCGAGTACGGGCTGTGGCACGGCGAGGCGGCGGCCTCGCTGCGTACCCCGGCCGCCGCGCTGGACAGCGCGGTGCGCACCCTGCGGGACGGCTGGCCGGAGCAGCGGATGGACCCGGCGGCGATGGGCCTGCGCGCTCACGAGATCGTCGAGAACGCCGAGCAGTTCGAGCTGACCGCCCGTACCGACTACGGCAGCGGCACGAACCTGGCCGCCGCCCGCGCCAACCTCGACGGCACCCGGGCGATCCTCGACCAGCTGCGCGGCCTGCTGGCGCCCCGGGACGCCGGGCTCGCGCGGCTCGACGCCGCGCTGGACCGCGCGCAGGCCGCGCTCGACGCCCAGCAGCACGGCGGCGCCTGGACTCCGGTGGCCCGGCTCCCGCACGCACAGCGCCAGCGGATCAACGCCGACTTCGGCGATCTGCTCGAACAACTCGCTCCGGTGGCGGCGATCTTCGAAGTACGGAGGACGGCATGACCGACACCCGGCACGGCGGCGACCTGCGCAGGCGCGGCTTCCTGCGCGGCGCGGCCCTGGGCGTGGGGGCGGTCGGCGCGGCGGCCGGCGGCGCCACCGCCCTGACCGGCTCGGCCGCGTCGGCGGCGGCCCCGTCCGCCGCTCCGGCCCCGCGCGGGGCCGGCTTCCACGGGGTGCACCAGGCGGGCATCACCGAGGACGTCCAGCTGTCCACCGCCTTCCTGTCCTTCGACGTCACCGCCGCCGACCGGCGGGAGCTGACCGAGCTGCTGCACACGGTGACCGACCGCGCGCGCTTCCTCACGTCGGGCGGCACGCCCGCCGCGCTCGGCATCACCGACTCGCCGTCGGACAGCGGCACGCTGGGCCCGCGCGTGCCGGGCGACAGGCTGACGGTGACCGCGGGAGTGGGCGCGTCGCTCTTCGACGGGCGGTTCGGCCTCGCCGGCCGCAGACCGCTGCGGCTGGCGCAGATGCCCGCGTTCGATGACGACGACCTCGACCAGGCCTGGTGCCACGGCGATCTGAGCCTCCAGCTCAGCGCGCCGCACGCGGACACCGTGCTGCACGCGCTGCGGGACATCGCCCGGCACACCAGGGGCGGGATGCAGGTGCGCTGGCGGATGGACGGTTTCACCAGCCCGCCGCGTCCCAGCGGCACACCGCGCAACCACATGGGCTTCAAGGACGGCACGGCCAACCCGGACGTCGCCGACCCGGCGGTCGCCGAGCAGCTGGTGTGGGTCGGCGCCGGGGCCGAGCCGGCCTGGACGGCGGGCGGGTCGTACCAGGTGGTCCGGCTGATCCGGATGCTGGTGGAGTTCTGGGACCGGGTCTCGATCACCGAGCAGGAACGGATGTTCGGCCGCAACCGGGACACCGGCGCGCCGCTGGACGGCTCGCACGAGTTCGACACGCCGAAGTTCTCGCAGGATCCGACCGGTGACGTCATCCCGCTGGACAGCCATATCAGGCTGGCCAATCCGCGTACCGCGAAGACCGACAACTCCCGTCTGCTGCGCCGGGGTTACAACTACGACCGGGGAATGGACAGCAACGGGAACCTCGATATGGGGCTCATCTTCGTCTGTTATCAGCAGGACCTGGAGCGGCAGTTCGCGGCCGTGCAGCGGCGGCTCGCCGGGGAACCTCTGGTGGACTACATCTCGCCCTTCGGCGGCGGCTATTTCTTCGCGCTGCCGGGGGTGCGCGACCGTTCCGACTGGCTGGGGCGTGCCCTGCTCTCGTGAATGCGGCACGCGGTGGGCAAAGGGCGGGTCAAGAATTCACCTGGATTTACTGACCCGCTGTTCACCCGGGCGCCATCGAGGGGCCGTTGTCATGTCGCGGACCGACCGGACGATCGCGTTCGACGACGTGCACGAATACACGGCGGCACGCGTGAAGCGCCACTTAGCGGAGGCTGAGAAAGCATGAGCACCACAGGCGGTACCAGCAGGAGAAGGCAGGCGGGCTCGCGCGGGCGCCCGGCGCGCTGGGGGGCGTTCGCCGGAGCCGCGGCGCTCGTCCTGCTGGGCGGCACCGCACCGGCCTACGCCGACACGCACGGCCGGCACGGCGGCAGCGGCAGCACCGCGACCCCGGTCAAGCACCTGGTCGTCATCTTCGACGAGAACATCTCGTTCGACCACTACTTCGGCAGCTACCCGGTCGCGGCCAACACCGACGGTACGAAGTTCACCGCGGCCAAGGACACGCCGAAGAACATCGACACCCTCAGCCACGCGGGCCTGCTCAAGAAGAACCCCAACCAGTACGCCCCCAAGCGGCTCGGCCCGGACCAGGCCGTGACCTGCGACCAGAACCACAACTACGGCCCCGAGCAGTACGCCGCCAACGGCGGCAAGGCCGACCAGTACGTGCAGAACACCGAGACCAGCACCTGCTCGGGCGGCCTGTTCGGCGAGCCCGGCCTGGTGATGGACTACTACGACGGCAACACCGTCTCGGGCCTGTGGAATTACGCCCAGCACTACTCGCTCGGCGACAATTCGTTCAGCACCACCTACGGCCCCTCGACCCCGGGCGCGCTCAACCTGATCTCCGGCCAGACGCACGGGGTGATCTCGGTCGACCCCGCGTCGGGCACCGAGAAGCCCAAGCAGACCGCGTCCCCCGACCCGTACGCGGTCCTGTCGCCGGACGCCAAGGGCGTCGGCACGGTCGTCAACGACCCCGACCCGGCCTTCGACGACTGCTCGGACGCCAGCCACACCAGCAGCAACGCGCTGGCCGTGATGCAGGGCAAGAACGTCGGCGACCTGCTCAACAAGCAGGGCGTGACGTGGGGCTGGTTCCAGGGCGGCTTCCGTCCCTCCACCCCGTGGGACGGCAAGCAGGGTACGTACGCCAACTGCCAGGGCAGCACCCACACCAACGTGGGCGGCGCCTCCTCGGTGGACTACAGCGCGCACCACGAGCCGTTCCAGTACTACAAGTCCACGGCGAACCCGCACCACCTCGCCCCGAAGAACACCGCCGAGATCGGCCACGACGGCCGGGCGAACCACAACTACGACCTGACCGACTTCGACTCGGCGGTCGAGGCGGGCAACCTGCCGGCCGTCAGCTTCCTCAAGGCGGCGGAGTTCCAGGACGGCCACGGAGCGTACTCCGACCCGATCGACGAGCAGAACTTCCTGATCAAGGAGATCAACCAGCTCCAGCAGTCGCCCGCGTGGAAGGACACCGCGGTCGTCGTCGCCTACGACGACTCCGACGGCTGGTACGACCACGCGTACGCCACGCCGCGGAACGGCTCGAAGAACACCGCGGCCGGCTCCAACGGCAAGGCGATCGACAGTCCGGCCTGCCAGGCGGGTCCGGCGTCGGCCGGCGGCTACGCGGACCGCTGCGGCCCGGGCACCCGGCAGCCGCTGCTGGTGATCTCGCCCTTCAGCAAGGTCAACTCGGTGGACCACACCCGCACCGAGCAGACCTCCATCACCAAGTTCATCGAGGACAACTGGCACACCGGCCGTATCGGTGACGCGGCCTTCGACACCCGGGCCAACTCGCTGGACGGGGCGTTCGACTTCACGCACCCGAACAACAAGCAGGTGCTGCTCAACGCCGACGGCTCGGTCAAGTCGGTCGAGCCGATCGACACCCGCGGCAACGGCGGCTCCACCGGCGGCGGGAACGGCGGCCAGCACGGCAGCACCGGCGGCAGCGGCAGCGGCAACGGCGGGTCCACCGGCGGCCACGGCTCCGCGACCGGCGGCCAGGGCAACGACGCCTCCCCCCAGACCCTGGCGGCGACCGGCGGCTCCTCGCCGGTCCTGCCGCTGGGCATCACCGCCGGCGCCCTGCTGGCCGGCGGCGGCGCGCTCTCCTACGCCCGCAGGCACCGTCGCCGGACCGGCACCCCGGCCTGACGACACACCAAAGCGCCGCGCGGCACCGCGCGGTCGGACCGGCCCCCTGACGCCGGTTCACCGAGGCCGCCCCGGCACCCCCGGGGCGGCCTTCGTGCCGGCCGGGTGGCCCTGGCCGCGTCGCAGCCGGGCGGTGCGACACGCCGGGTTTAGGGTCTGTGCATGGAAACCGCCGGATATCTCCCCGCGCTGCGCCGCGAGACCGACGCCTTCCGCGGCTGTCTGCTCGGCGACCTGACGGCGCCGGTGGCGCACTGCGGCAGTTGGACACTGCACGACCTGGCCGGACACCTGGGCGCCGGCAACCAGCGGGCCGTCACCGCGGTCACCGCCCGCCACCCGGGGAACCGCTTCCCCGCAGCGCCGCGTGAACCGGCCGCGCTGCTGCCCTGGTTCGACCGGCACGCGGCAGCCCTGTTCGAGGCGCTGGACACCGACCCGGCCGCGCCCGCCTGGACCTTCCACCCGCCGCACACGGTGGGTTTCTGGCAGCGGCGGCGCTGCCTGGAGACGCTGGTGCACCGCTGGGACGCGCAGCACGCGCTGGGCGGGGTCCCCGGCGCCTTCGATCCCGAACTGGCCGCCGACGGGATCGCCGAGGTCTTCGACACCTTCGCGCCCCGGCAGATCGCGGTCGGCAGGGCCGCCGTGCCGCGGCGGGCGGTGCTGGTCGAGGCGACCGACACCGGCAGTTCCTGGACGTACGGGCCGGGCGCGCCGGCCGCCGCGGTCACCGGGACGGCCGGCGAACTGCTGCTCATGCTGTGGGGACGGCTGCCGGCCGGCCATCAGGGGCTGGCCTGGAAGGGCGACAGGGACGCCGGGTGCGCGGTGCTGCGCGGGCCGCTGGTCGCCTGACCCGGTCCGGCAGAACAGGACCCACCGCTTCCGCGTTCACGAACTGAAGGCACGTCAGGGTTTGTTCCGCGCGCGCCCCTTGCCCGACCGAGGTGCGACAAGAGTGACAGCCCGGCGTCGTTTCGAACACCCTCTGCGATACACGCTGGTCACCGCGTCAAGTTCAAACCCTGTCGCAAGTTACGGGCCATATGCCGGACTTGTGGGTGCTTCACCTTTTCGCCGACTCGGCTTTGTGCACAACTCTTGACATGGATGAAACACAGGGAGAAACATCGCCGTGTGTGCCGGGAGAGCGCTCTCATTTCTACCGGACTTCCCACCGGAGAGCGCTCACCGGGACGTGTACGACACCTGTTTCATCGCCCGGCCGCGGGACGGCCGGGCGCGCACCCCACTGCTCCCCCACCTGTGGAACCAGGAGAGTTGCCCATGCTCGCTCCCCCCACCGGTACGACCGCACTGAGAACCTCGGTGTTGTCGAACCGGCGCAAGACGGCCGCGGCGGTCATCACAGCGCTGATCGCCTCGCTGCTGCTCTTCGTGCCCATGCGCTCCGCGCATGCCGCCGACACCCTGCTGTCGCAGGGGAAGACCGTCACCGCCTCGTCGACCGAGAACGCCGGCACCCCGGCGTCAGCGGCGGTGGACGGCAACACCGGCACCCGCTGGTCCAGCGCCGCCTCCGACCCGCAGTGGCTGCAGGTCGACCTCGGCGCCACGGACACCATCTCGTCCGTCACCCTCAACTGGGAGGCGGCTTACGGCAAGGCCTTCAAGATCCAGACCTCGGCGGACGGTTCGAACTGGACCGACGTCTACTCCACCACCACGGGCACCGGCGGCATTCAGACGCTCGCCGTAAACGGTTCCGGGCGCTATGTCCGGTTGTACGGGACCGCCCGTGCCACCGGCTACGGCTACTCGCTGTGGGAGTTCCAGGTCTACGGCTCCACCGGCGGCGGCAGCACTCCGCCGGCCGCGGGCACCCTGCTGTCGCAGGGCAAGACCGCCACCGCTTCCTCGACCGAGAACGCCGGCACCCCGGCGTCCGCGGCCGTCGACGGCAACACCGGCACCCGCTGGTCCAGCGCGGCGGCCGACCCGCAGTGGCTCCAGGTCGACCTCGGCGCCACCGCCACCATCAGCTCGGTCACCCTCAACTGGGAGTCCGCGTACGGCAAGGCCTTCAAGATCCAGACCTCGGCGGACGGTTCGAACTGGACCGACGTCTACTCCACCACCACGGGCACCGGCGGCGTCCAGACGCTGAACGTCACCGGCTCCGGCCGCTACGTCCGGGTCTACGGCACCACCCGTGCCACCGGCTACGGCTACTCGCTGTGGGAGTTCCAGGTCTTCGGCACCGCGGGCGGCGGCGGCACCACCACTCCCCCGCCCACCGACCCCGGCGGCCCGATCCAGGGCGGCGGCGACCTCGGCCCCAACGTCAAGGTCTTCGACCCCTCGACCCCGAACATCCAGGGTCAGCTGGACCAGATCTTCCAGCAGCAGGAGAGCAACCAGTTCGGCGACGCCCGCTACCAGGTGTTCTTCAAGCCGGGCACCTACAACGGGCTCAACGACCAGGTCGGCTTCTACACCTCGGTCTCGGGCCTGGGCAAGAACCCGGACGACGTCCAGATCAACGGTGACATCACCGTGGACGCGGGCTGGTTCAACGGCAACGCCACGCAGAACTTCTGGCGTTCGGTGGAGAACCTGGCCATCAAGCCGGTCAGCGGGGACGACCGGTGGGCGGTCGCGCAGGCGGCCCCCTTCCGCCGTATCCACGTCCAGGGCGGCCTGAACCTGGCGCCCAACGGCTACGGCTGGGCGTCCGGCGGCTACATCGCCGACAGCAAGATCGACGGCACCGTCGGCCCGTACTCGCAGCAGCAGTGGTACACCCGCGACAGCTCCATCGGCGGCTGGACCAACGGCGTGTGGAACATGGTGTTCTCGGGTGTCCAGGGCGCTCCGGCGCAGGGCTTCCCGAACCCGGTCTACACGACGCTCGGCTCCACCCCCGAGTCGCGTGACAAGCCGTACATGTACCTGGACGGCAGCGGCAACTACGCGGTGTTCGTGCCGAACCTGCGCACCAACGCCAGTGGCGTGTCGTGGCCGAACACCCCGGGTACGTCCATCCCGCTGAGCCAGTTCTACGTGGCGAAGCCGGGCGTGTCCGCTGCGACCATCAACGCGGCGCTGGCCCAGGGCCTGAACCTGGTCTTCACGCCGGGTATCTACCACGTGGACCAGGCGATCAACGTGACCCGCGCCAACACCGTGGTGCTCGGGCTCGGTTACGCCACGATCATCCCGGACAACGGGGTGGACGCGGTGAAGGTCGCGGACGTCGACGGCGTCAAGCTGGCCGGCTTCCTGATCGACGCGGGTGCGGGCAACTCGGCGCAGCTGCTGCAGGTCGGTCCGCAGGGCTCCACCGCGAGCCACGCGTCCAACCCGACCACGATCCAGGACGTCTTCGCCCGGGTCGGCGGCGCGCGTGCGGCGCAGGCCCAGACTGCGTTCGAGGTCAACAGCAATGACGTGGTCATCGACCACACCTGGATCTGGCGGGCCGACCACGGCAGTGCGCCAACAGGCTGGACGGTCAACCCGGCCGACATCGGCCTGAAGGTGAACGGCAACAACGTGCTGGCCACCGGTCTGTTCGTGGAGCACTTCAAGAAGTACGACGTGGAGTGGCACGGCCAGAACGGCAGGACGATCTTCTTCCAGAACGAGAAGGCGTACGACGCCCCGAACCAGGCGGCGGTGCAGAACGGCAGTATCAGAGGCTTCGCCGCGTACAAGGTGGACGACAACGTCACCACGCACGAGGGCTGGGGCCTGGGCAGCTACTGCAACTACACCGCGGACCCGACGATCATCCAGGATCACGGGTTCGAGGCCCCGACCACAGCAGGGGTCAAGTTCCACGACCTGTTGGTGGTGTCGCTCGGCGGCATGGGCCAATACGCCCATGTCATCAACAACACCGGTCCGGGAACGTCCGGCACCGGCACGACGCCCTCGACGGTGACGTCGTACCCGTAACGGCCGGCCGTGCGTCTGACGGCTGATCCGATGCGGTGAACCGAGGGGCCGTCGTCCTGCTACAGGACGGCGGCCCCTTTCCGTACGCCCGCGCTTCTCTGTACGCCCCGGTGCCGATGAGGGCTGTCCGTTCCGTGCCGGTCCTTTACGCCGCCGGTTTGCGGGCCTCGACCAGCATGCGGGTGGAGCGGGTGACGAACGGCCCCTCGGCCGTGATGCGCTCGTGCAGGGCGCGCAGCCGGTCCCGGTAGCGGTCGACGGTGAAGCCGGGCAGCATCCAGATCACCTTGCGCAGGAAGTAGACGACCGCGCCGATGTCGTAGAACTCCATCCGCAGCGTCTCGGGACGCAGCTGGACCAGCTCAAGACCGGCCGCCCGTACGCCCTCCCTGGCGCGGTCCGGATGGCGCGGACCGCCCTCGGCACCGGGCCGCGGCCCGAGGAAGAACTCGACCAGTTCGACGCCGCTGGCCGGGCCTACCTGCTGGGAGAAGTACGTACCGCCCGGCCGCAGCACCCGGGCGATCTCGTCCCACCACACGGTGACGGGGTGCCGGCTGACGACCAGGTCGAAGGCCTCGTCGGCGAAGGGCAGCGGCGGTTCGTCCGCGTCGGCGACCACCACGGCTCCGCGCGGGTGCAGCAGCGCGGTGGCCCTGGCGGCGTTCGGCGGCCAGGACTCGGTCGCGGCCATCAGCGGCGGCAGCCGCGGCACCCCGGCCAGCACCTCGCCGCCGCCGGTCTGGATGTCCAGCGCTGCCGCGGCGCCGGCCAGCCGCTCCCCCATCGCCCGCTGATAGCCCCACGACGGCCGCTGCTCGACGGCCCGCCCGTCGAGCCAGGAGAAGTCCCAGCCGTCGACGGACACCGCGTCGGCCTCGGCCACCAGGTCATCGAAATCGCGCGCCATGATCACAGCATGGGCGCGGGTCGGTGCCGGAGCCAGCGGATTTCGCCGCCGCCCCGCGGCACCGGCCCGGCCGGGTTCAGCTCGCGGTGCAGGTGAGCGTCGGGGTGGTGTTGCCGCCGCTGTAGGTGCCCTGGACGCCGAAGTGCGTCGAGGCGGCGGGCGCCAGCTGGCCGTTGTAGCTCATGCTGGCGGCCGTCACCGCCGCGCCGGACTGGGCGACGGTGGCGTTCCAGGAGCTGGTGATCCTCTGGTTGCCTCCGTAGGTCCAGCCCACCGTCCAGCCGTGGGTGGCGGCGCCGCCGGTGTTGGTCACGGTGACGTCGGCGGTGAAGCCGCCGCCCCAGTCGTTGACCGTGTACGCCGCCGAGCAGCCGCTGCCCGTGCCGCCGCCGGGGCCGGCCGGGGTGGTGACGGTGACCGGGGCGGAGGCGGGCGAGGTGTTGCCCGCCGCGTCCCTGGCCTTGACGGTGTAGCTGTAGGCGGTGGACGCGGTCAGGCCGGAGTCGGTGAAGGACGTGCCCGCCGTCGTACCGGCCAGCGCGCCGTTGCGGTAGACGTCGTAGGCCGTGACGCCGACGTTGTCGGTGGCCGCCGACCAGCTGAGCGCGGCCGAGGTCGCGGTCACCGCCGTGCCGGTGAGGCCGCCGGGCGCGGTCGGCGCCTGGGTGTCGCCCCCGCTGCCGCCGGTGCCGGTGCTCGCGCTGAAGGAGAAGCCGGTGGTGGCCAGGCCCTGGCCGCCCTGCCAGACCTCGAAGCCGGCCTCGGCGTCGATCAGGTAGTGCGAGGCGTTGACGGAGCCGCGGCCGACCGCGTCGTCGATCAGGCCCTTGATGTCGAGGCCCGTGAAGGACGTGCCGCCGCCCTGCAGCACGTAGGAGATGATCTTCCAGGAGGTCTGCTGGCCGGTCCACACGTCCCAGTTGTGGCCCGCTGCCGACGAGGTGCCGGTCTTGCCGCCGAAGGGCTGGACGCCGCCGCGGCTGTTGAGCCAGATCATGATCTCGGTGCCGTCGGGCTGCCCGATGGTGGTCGGCGTCGAATTGATCCACAGGTCGTACGCCACGTCGTAGGCACCGGCCGCGGGCTGGGTGGTGCTCCACGAGGAGGTGGCGCTGCCGAGCTTGCTCACCTGGATCGGCAGCCCGCTGCCGGGAGTGCAGTCGCCCCAGTGGCAGCCCTTGAAGATCGACGGGTAGGTGGCGGGGGCGCCGTTGGTGGGGAGGTTGAAGTTCGCGGTGTCCAGCGACCAGGCGGTGCCGCCGGAGTAGGTGACGCACTGCTGGGCGGTGGAATTCCACTCGTTGGCCTGGATGGTGTAGTCGCCGGCCGCGATCGTGCCCTGCGGCTCGCAGGTCCGCACGGAGGCGGCGTGCGCGGACTGGCCCGCGGTCAGCGGCAGCAGCAGCGCGGCGACCGCGGTGAGCACCGCGGCGGCGGGCCGCAGCCGCGGTGCGCGCGGCAGCAGCCGCCGGAGGCGGTCGGGTACGGGAAGGCGTGTCACTGGTAGTCCCTTCACCAGCTCGTGGGGGGATGGCCGACGACACGGGAGCGGATTTCTGTGGGAGCGCTCCCATTTCGTCGTCTGTCGGCCCCTCGGTCCCTGTGGGTCCAAGGGGTTTACGCAACGGTGGCTCCGGTACGGCGCCAGGCGTCGACTCTCGCTGTCAACCGGCTGTCCGGGCCGCAACTCATCAAGCCAGCAGGCCCGGCCGCCCGTCAAGAGTCCGTGATGCCTTCACGTCTTGAAGGCGTACCGCCGAGCGGGTGGGGATGCGGACCGTCGCCCTTGAGGCGCGGGGCCATGACGCGCTGGAATTCCGGGTGCGGACGGCGTACGAGGAATTCGTCGCGCCCGGCGCCGCGCGTTTCCGGATCCACGGCGAAGTGCGGCGGCTGCACGACCTGGTCAGGCTCAGCTGGGAATGGGCTCCGGTGGACGGCGGCGAGACGCAGGGCGGCGGGCTCCAGGTGCTGCTGCTCGGGCCGGACGGGCGGATCGCGACGGACTATCAGTTCATCGGCCTCTGAGACCCGCGACGGCGGCGCAAAGGTGGCCGCCGCTCATGGCGGCGGCCACCCAAGCCCGAACACACGCGCCTTGCGGCCCGCTCACGCCCGGTCAGCCGGGGAAGGCCCTGGCCAGGCGGGCGCTTTCAGTGGGCGACAGTTCCCGGTCGATCTCCGGGACCAGGTCGCGCTGCTCGTGGGCCACATACTGGTCGATCTCGGCCATTGTGCCGCCCACCAGCAGGGCGTAGGTGCCGTCGGGCGGCTCCGCTGCCATCAGGTCGGTCAGCATCCGCAGCAGCCGCTCGCCCTCCGTGCGGTCCTCGCGCACGGCGTCACCGGCCACGTGCCGGTGGTCCAGGGCCCGGCGGGCGGTGGCCTCGGTGGCCCGGCAGTGCTTGGCGAACGCCTCGGCCAGCGGGCGCAATTCACCGCGGGACGGTATGCCGCGGTGCCGCAGCCGCTCCAGCAGGTCGTGCACGGCGGTGCCCGACGCCACCACCTCGGCTGACAGGCCCTCGTGGTGCGTGCGGGCCTTCGCGACGGCGTCCGCGTCGGCGCGGGCGCGGGCGTCGAAGAACTCGGCCTCGCTGCGAATGCTCGCCGGGCCGCAGATGCGTTCGTGACCGGCGGGCACACCGACCGTGTCCTGGGGCTTCATCAGTTCGCTCATGCCACCGACTCCTTGCCTTCGCTACGGTGCCGTCACCTTCACGCGCGGTCCGCCGGCTCTTGTCCGGCCGCCGCGGCCCGCACGGTCAGGTCTCCACGTCCACGTCCACGACCTCGTCGTCGTCCAGCGGCCAGTCCGTGTCCTCGACGACATGGACGGCCGCCTCCTCCGCCGAGGCCGCGCCGCCGTCGATGCCGACGTCCTCGCCGACCATGCCGTCCTGGCGGCTCCTCACCCCCTCGTCGGGGGCGACCAGCCGGCCGGAACGAGGCTCGCCCGCCTCCGGGTCGATCAGCTCGCCATCGGTGTCGGACGCGTCGCCCAGGCCGTCGTCCGAGCGCACCTGGATGTCGGGGCGCTCGCGCGGCAGCCGTTCGTCCAGGCTCTCGCCCGCCCGCTGCTCGGCGGCTGTGGTACCGACGTCCTCGACGCCGCGCGGGTAGTCCGGCGGCGAATACCCTTCGTCGAGCACCTCGGCGATCCCGCGGTCGTCCAGGGTGTCCTCGGGCTCCAGCGGCCCGGTGTCCTCCTGGATCTCGCTGCCGTCCGGCTGGTACACGTCGTCGCCCATGGCGCCGTCGATGCGCTCGGTCATGTCGCCGCACCTGCTTCGCCCGGGGGCGGAAAGTGGCAGCCGGCCACCGCCCGCCGGACAGCGGCCGGGCCTGCTGCGGGAGATGCGGTTCGCACGGATGACCACGTCCTTCCTGGTCGGGGTGGACGCCTGCGCCGCCCCGACGCCTCGTCAGGCGCCTGCCCGCCCGTCCGCGGCGGAAACCGGCCGCGGCCTGGGCCGGCCGAACACGCCGGACGGCTTCCTTCCATCATGCGCGCGAACCGGCGTCCCGCGCCTGCGGGCGCACCAGGCGAGCGCTCGGCGGGACCCGCGGCGGTCCGTGGCGCCGTGCCGCACAGGCCACGGACACACCAGCCGCGGACGGTCGGGCCGGGCGGCA is a window of Streptomyces sp. NBC_01477 DNA encoding:
- a CDS encoding GH12 family glycosyl hydrolase domain-containing protein; its protein translation is MTRLPVPDRLRRLLPRAPRLRPAAAVLTAVAALLLPLTAGQSAHAASVRTCEPQGTIAAGDYTIQANEWNSTAQQCVTYSGGTAWSLDTANFNLPTNGAPATYPSIFKGCHWGDCTPGSGLPIQVSKLGSATSSWSTTQPAAGAYDVAYDLWINSTPTTIGQPDGTEIMIWLNSRGGVQPFGGKTGTSSAAGHNWDVWTGQQTSWKIISYVLQGGGTSFTGLDIKGLIDDAVGRGSVNASHYLIDAEAGFEVWQGGQGLATTGFSFSASTGTGGSGGDTQAPTAPGGLTGTAVTATSAALSWSAATDNVGVTAYDVYRNGALAGTTAGTSFTDSGLTASTAYSYTVKARDAAGNTSPASAPVTVTTPAGPGGGTGSGCSAAYTVNDWGGGFTADVTVTNTGGAATHGWTVGWTYGGNQRITSSWNATVAQSGAAVTAASMSYNGQLAPAASTHFGVQGTYSGGNTTPTLTCTAS
- a CDS encoding DUF5709 domain-containing protein, with amino-acid sequence MTERIDGAMGDDVYQPDGSEIQEDTGPLEPEDTLDDRGIAEVLDEGYSPPDYPRGVEDVGTTAAEQRAGESLDERLPRERPDIQVRSDDGLGDASDTDGELIDPEAGEPRSGRLVAPDEGVRSRQDGMVGEDVGIDGGAASAEEAAVHVVEDTDWPLDDDEVVDVDVET